A single window of Microbacterium oryzae DNA harbors:
- a CDS encoding DEAD/DEAH box helicase produces MASLLERARATAGDADALYDAFVEWADERGFALYPAQDEAVIELVSGSNVILATPTGTGKSLVAIAAHAVALAGGGRTYYTAPIKALVSEKFFALVDIFGADNVGMVTGDSSVNPDAPIICCTAEILANLALRHGADTEVDQVVMDEFHYYGDSDRGWAWQVPLLLLPGAQFLLMSATLGDTTAIQEDLSRRTGRQTTLVAGAERPVPLHHTYSDHPAHETVERLLEEREAPIYIVHFSQAAAMERAQALASVKVTTRQQRDEIAEAIGGFRFTTAFGKTLSRLVRSGIGVHHAGMLPRYRRLVETLAQRGLLRVICGTDTLGVGINVPIRTVMITALSKYDGTRMRRVSAREFHQIAGRAGRAGYDPYGNVVVLAPEHDIENAQALRKAGDDAAKRKKVQRKKAPTGFVSWSEQTFEKLVDAEPEPLQPQLQITSAMLINVIGRGGDVFGNVRSLVFDNHESRARQYALARRALAIFRTLREAGIVEVDADGRIHLVVELQPNFALNQPLSPFALAAIELLDPAGGADGVGTGSYALDVVSVIEATLDDPRAILSQQEFKARGEAVAAMKREGIEYEERMNALEEITYAKPLADLLQQSFEVFASSQPWVRDFELRPKSVVRDMFEQAMSFAEFVNWYQLGRSEGLVLRYLSDAYRAIRQTVPAEARTEELRDIIEWLGELVRQVDSSLVDEWEALASGADGDDATSVVPPAPPSVTVNRRAFTVLVRNEMFRRVQLAALEKDEELAALDPEIDWPHALDRYYAEHDSVGTGGASRSPALCRIEEDGMTWRVEQTIDDPAGDHDWRIRGEVDLEASAEAGTAILRVTEVVRL; encoded by the coding sequence ATGGCCTCGCTGCTCGAGCGAGCGCGGGCCACCGCCGGCGACGCGGACGCGCTCTACGACGCCTTCGTCGAGTGGGCGGACGAGCGCGGGTTCGCGCTCTACCCCGCGCAGGACGAGGCGGTCATCGAGCTCGTCTCGGGCAGCAACGTCATCCTCGCCACCCCGACCGGAACCGGGAAGTCGCTCGTCGCGATCGCCGCGCACGCCGTCGCGCTCGCCGGGGGCGGCCGCACGTACTACACGGCGCCCATCAAGGCCCTGGTCAGCGAGAAGTTCTTCGCGCTCGTCGACATCTTCGGCGCCGACAACGTGGGGATGGTCACGGGAGATTCGTCGGTGAACCCCGACGCGCCGATCATCTGCTGCACGGCGGAGATCCTCGCGAACCTCGCCCTGCGTCACGGCGCCGACACCGAGGTCGACCAGGTCGTCATGGACGAGTTCCACTACTACGGCGACAGCGACCGCGGCTGGGCGTGGCAGGTTCCCCTGCTCCTGCTGCCGGGCGCGCAGTTCCTCCTGATGTCCGCCACGCTCGGCGACACCACGGCCATCCAGGAGGACCTCTCGCGACGGACGGGCCGGCAGACGACGCTCGTCGCGGGAGCCGAGCGGCCGGTGCCGCTGCACCACACCTACTCCGACCATCCCGCGCATGAGACGGTCGAGAGGCTCCTCGAGGAGCGCGAGGCGCCGATCTACATCGTGCACTTCTCGCAGGCGGCCGCGATGGAGCGCGCGCAGGCCCTGGCGAGCGTGAAGGTCACCACGCGCCAGCAGCGCGACGAGATCGCCGAGGCCATCGGCGGCTTCCGCTTCACCACCGCGTTCGGCAAGACGCTGTCGCGGCTGGTCCGCTCGGGCATCGGCGTGCATCACGCGGGCATGCTGCCCCGCTACCGCCGGCTCGTCGAGACGCTCGCGCAGCGCGGGCTCCTCCGCGTCATCTGCGGAACCGACACCCTCGGCGTCGGCATCAACGTGCCCATCCGCACCGTCATGATCACCGCGCTGTCGAAGTACGACGGCACGCGCATGCGGCGGGTCTCGGCGCGCGAGTTCCACCAGATCGCCGGTCGCGCGGGCCGCGCGGGGTACGACCCGTACGGCAACGTCGTGGTGCTCGCCCCCGAGCACGACATCGAGAACGCCCAGGCGCTGCGGAAGGCAGGGGACGACGCCGCCAAGCGGAAGAAGGTGCAGCGCAAGAAGGCGCCCACCGGCTTCGTGTCGTGGAGCGAGCAGACGTTCGAGAAGCTCGTCGACGCCGAGCCCGAGCCCCTGCAGCCGCAGCTGCAGATCACGAGCGCGATGCTCATCAACGTCATCGGCCGTGGCGGCGACGTCTTCGGCAACGTGCGCTCGCTCGTCTTCGACAACCACGAGTCGCGTGCGCGGCAATACGCGCTCGCTCGGCGGGCGCTGGCGATCTTCCGGACCCTCCGTGAGGCGGGCATCGTCGAGGTGGACGCCGATGGGCGCATCCACCTCGTCGTGGAGCTGCAGCCGAACTTCGCCCTCAACCAGCCGCTGTCGCCGTTCGCGCTCGCCGCGATCGAGCTGCTCGATCCGGCGGGCGGTGCGGATGGCGTGGGCACCGGCTCGTACGCCCTGGACGTCGTGAGCGTGATCGAGGCGACGCTCGACGATCCGCGCGCCATCCTCTCGCAGCAGGAGTTCAAGGCGCGCGGCGAGGCTGTCGCGGCCATGAAGCGCGAGGGGATCGAGTACGAGGAGCGCATGAACGCGCTCGAGGAGATCACCTACGCCAAGCCGCTCGCCGACCTCCTGCAGCAGTCGTTCGAGGTGTTCGCCTCGAGCCAGCCGTGGGTGCGCGATTTCGAGCTGCGCCCGAAGTCCGTCGTGCGCGACATGTTCGAGCAGGCGATGTCGTTCGCCGAGTTCGTGAACTGGTACCAGCTCGGCCGCAGCGAGGGCCTCGTGCTGCGCTACCTCAGCGACGCATACCGCGCCATCCGCCAGACCGTGCCCGCCGAGGCGCGCACGGAGGAGCTGCGCGACATCATCGAATGGCTGGGCGAGCTCGTGCGCCAGGTCGACTCGAGCCTCGTGGACGAGTGGGAGGCGCTCGCGTCCGGCGCAGACGGCGACGACGCGACGTCCGTCGTGCCGCCGGCGCCGCCATCCGTCACGGTCAACCGCCGTGCGTTCACGGTGCTCGTGCGGAACGAGATGTTCCGGCGCGTGCAGCTCGCGGCGCTCGAGAAAGATGAGGAGCTCGCGGCGCTCGACCCCGAGATCGACTGGCCGCACGCGCTCGACCGGTACTACGCCGAGCACGACTCGGTCGGCACAGGCGGGGCCTCGCGCTCGCCGGCGCTCTGCCGCATCGAGGAGGACGGCATGACGTGGCGCGTCGAGCAGACGATCGACGATCCTGCCGGGGACCACGACTGGCGGATCCGCGGCGAGGTGGATCTTGAGGCGTCCGCAGAGGCGGGCACCGCCATCCTGCGCGTGACCGAGGTCGTGCGGCTGTAG
- a CDS encoding threonine aldolase family protein produces MTSLHDPNLRSFASDNYAGIHPDVLAAIAAANDGHQIAYGEDVYTARLREVLTEQLGGPLEVYPVFNGTGANVTALQSMLPRWGAVVAATTAHINTDEQGAPERIGGMKILGVPTEDGKLTPELIDREAWGWGDEHRAQPLVVSITQATELGTIYTPEEIRAIADHAHGLGMHVHLDGARIANAAAALDVPLRALTRDAGVDVLSLGGTKNGAMLAEAIVVLNPEATTGLTYLRKLNMQLASKLRFVSAQLLALFEGDLYLRNAQHANAMAQRLRAAVEAGVADGSIRGVRFTRETQANGLFAILPAGVADRLRETVRFYDWDAATAEVRWMCSFDTTEEDIDAFVAAIARETTR; encoded by the coding sequence GTGACCTCACTGCATGACCCGAATCTCCGCAGCTTCGCCTCCGACAACTACGCCGGCATCCATCCCGACGTGCTCGCCGCGATCGCGGCAGCCAATGACGGCCACCAGATCGCCTATGGCGAGGACGTCTACACCGCGCGCCTGCGCGAGGTGCTGACCGAGCAGCTCGGCGGCCCGCTCGAGGTCTACCCGGTGTTCAACGGCACGGGCGCCAACGTCACCGCGCTGCAGTCGATGCTGCCGCGCTGGGGAGCCGTCGTCGCGGCGACCACCGCCCACATCAACACCGACGAGCAGGGCGCCCCCGAGCGCATCGGCGGCATGAAGATCCTCGGCGTGCCGACGGAGGACGGCAAGCTCACCCCCGAGCTCATCGACCGCGAGGCCTGGGGATGGGGAGACGAGCACCGCGCGCAGCCGCTCGTCGTGTCGATCACGCAGGCGACCGAGCTCGGCACCATCTACACGCCGGAGGAGATCCGCGCGATCGCCGACCACGCGCACGGACTCGGCATGCACGTGCACCTCGACGGCGCGCGCATCGCGAACGCGGCGGCCGCGCTCGACGTGCCGCTGCGCGCCCTCACGCGCGACGCCGGCGTCGACGTGCTCTCGCTGGGCGGCACGAAGAACGGCGCGATGCTCGCCGAGGCGATCGTCGTGCTGAACCCCGAGGCGACCACGGGGCTCACGTACCTCCGCAAGCTCAACATGCAGCTCGCCTCCAAGCTGCGCTTCGTGTCCGCGCAGCTGCTCGCGCTGTTCGAGGGCGACCTCTACCTCCGCAACGCGCAGCACGCGAACGCCATGGCGCAGCGGCTCCGCGCCGCCGTCGAGGCGGGTGTGGCGGACGGGTCGATCCGCGGGGTGCGCTTCACGCGCGAGACGCAGGCGAACGGGCTCTTCGCCATCCTGCCCGCGGGCGTCGCCGACCGGCTGCGCGAGACCGTGCGCTTCTACGACTGGGACGCCGCGACCGCCGAGGTGCGCTGGATGTGCAGCTTCGACACGACGGAGGAGGACATCGACGCCTTCGTGGCGGCGATCGCCCGCGAGACCACGCGCTGA
- a CDS encoding MFS transporter, with product MNAHARRTGGMAALVFLVALCLRPAITSVGPVLGDLGADTGLGEGALGILTALPLLAFAAVSPLVHRMAARFGDDRAVLVALVALVAATVVRSYAGDAGLWIGTFAIGAAIAVGNVLTPVLVRRDYPERVSLATGFYTAFLTLAASAGSALSVPLAHLVDWRFSLVVWAGLALLVALAWLPRIAGPAVHSPALEPVPVPHHPSIWRWGTAWLATAYMGLQSTTFYVLATWLPTIETSWGTPAATAGLHLSVFLLLGVVGGLLIPRLLRDGRDQSAGMLVATAPLAIGTAGMLVWPDALPLWLVLLGLAQGASLVAALTMLSLRARSHGEAAKLSGMAQSLGYLLAAAGPFAAGFLAEHTGSWTPTLVLLVVITTSQTVVGVVLGRGGRR from the coding sequence ATGAACGCGCACGCTCGCAGAACCGGCGGGATGGCGGCGCTCGTCTTCCTCGTCGCGCTGTGCCTCCGCCCCGCCATCACCTCCGTCGGACCGGTCCTCGGCGACCTCGGGGCCGACACCGGTCTCGGCGAGGGCGCCCTCGGCATCCTCACGGCGCTGCCGCTCCTCGCGTTCGCCGCGGTCTCGCCGCTGGTCCATCGGATGGCCGCGCGCTTCGGCGACGACCGGGCCGTGCTCGTCGCGCTCGTCGCGCTGGTGGCGGCCACCGTGGTGCGCTCGTACGCGGGCGACGCCGGTCTCTGGATCGGCACCTTCGCGATCGGCGCGGCCATCGCCGTGGGCAACGTGCTCACCCCGGTGCTCGTCCGCCGCGACTACCCCGAGCGCGTGTCGCTCGCGACCGGCTTCTACACGGCGTTCCTCACGCTGGCGGCGTCCGCCGGATCGGCGCTGTCGGTGCCGCTCGCTCACCTGGTGGACTGGCGGTTCTCGCTCGTCGTGTGGGCCGGTCTCGCGCTCCTCGTGGCGCTGGCGTGGCTGCCGCGCATCGCGGGACCGGCCGTCCACTCGCCCGCGCTCGAGCCGGTGCCGGTGCCGCACCATCCGAGCATCTGGCGCTGGGGCACCGCGTGGCTCGCGACGGCGTACATGGGGCTGCAGTCCACGACGTTCTACGTGCTGGCGACCTGGCTGCCGACCATCGAGACGTCCTGGGGCACCCCCGCCGCCACCGCGGGCCTGCACCTGTCGGTCTTCCTCCTGCTGGGCGTCGTCGGCGGGCTCCTCATCCCGCGGCTGCTGCGGGATGGCCGCGACCAGTCCGCGGGGATGCTCGTGGCGACCGCGCCCCTCGCGATCGGCACCGCCGGCATGCTCGTGTGGCCGGATGCGCTGCCGCTCTGGCTCGTCCTCCTCGGCCTCGCGCAGGGCGCCTCGCTCGTCGCGGCGCTGACCATGCTGAGCCTGCGCGCGCGCAGTCACGGCGAGGCCGCGAAGCTGTCGGGCATGGCCCAGTCCCTCGGCTACCTGCTGGCCGCGGCGGGCCCGTTCGCGGCCGGGTTCCTCGCCGAGCACACCGGCAGCTGGACGCCGACGCTCGTGCTCCTCGTGGTCATCACGACGAGCCAGACCGTCGTCGGCGTGGTCCTGGGGCGCGGCGGCCGCCGCTGA
- a CDS encoding IMPACT family protein — protein MTRRFPSTIAATVEHELVIRKSRFIAHLEPVASPEEADAVIAAVRKRAWDARHNCVAMVTGVLGDQARSSDDGEPSGTAGIPMLEVLRRRELTDVVAVVTRYFGGIKLGAGGLVRAYSSAVSEALDLAAIVRREALTQALVDVPHADAGRVDNLLRDWVLHHGATLGETTYGAAARFELWVPADGLRRLAEDLAAASGGVLAPVVGVERIVDVAA, from the coding sequence ATGACCCGCCGGTTCCCGTCCACGATCGCCGCGACGGTGGAACACGAGCTCGTCATCCGCAAGTCGCGCTTCATCGCCCACCTCGAGCCGGTCGCCTCGCCGGAGGAGGCCGACGCCGTGATCGCGGCCGTGCGGAAGCGCGCGTGGGATGCACGCCACAACTGCGTGGCCATGGTCACCGGCGTCCTCGGCGATCAGGCGCGCTCGTCCGATGACGGCGAGCCGTCGGGGACGGCCGGCATCCCCATGCTCGAGGTGCTGCGCCGCCGCGAGCTCACCGACGTCGTCGCGGTCGTCACGCGCTACTTCGGGGGCATCAAGCTCGGCGCGGGCGGGCTCGTGCGCGCGTACTCATCGGCGGTGTCGGAGGCGCTGGACCTCGCCGCGATCGTCCGCCGCGAGGCACTCACGCAGGCGCTCGTCGACGTGCCGCACGCCGATGCGGGTCGCGTCGACAATCTGCTGCGCGACTGGGTGCTGCACCACGGCGCGACGCTCGGCGAGACGACCTACGGCGCGGCGGCGCGGTTCGAGCTGTGGGTGCCGGCGGATGGCCTGCGTCGCCTCGCCGAGGATCTCGCCGCGGCCTCCGGCGGCGTGCTCGCGCCGGTCGTCGGCGTCGAGCGGATCGTCGACGTCGCGGCGTAG
- a CDS encoding MinD/ParA family ATP-binding protein gives MLDDATRSGLSAVIRSDGSAVLTVDETPQPIDTTLVEDARREIVRRAAEIAAMLDTPMHVMVHEPDGDWPLVVHPDGRVDSSEGAAGSSPAAAPRPASASQPVPAPQPVAAPRSAAAAPAPVAAPRPAAAPAPAAPASPAAAAPAPAPAPAAAAQPTRAAAPAPTAVPAPTAPAEPGNAGPRESFLTSEHVEEPATRGWRGALVRAGVRVAPGPAELAEREDIAAVARHWAGPRTIAVVNGKGGSGKTPATILTAAVFARFGGAGVLAWDNNQTRGTLGWRTEQGPHEATLHELLPETDHLLSAGAQAADLARYVHHQTRDRFDVLRSQPMVLAGRQRLDSSDVDRIHAVAAKYYRLIVMDSGNDESDPMWLRMIDHTDQIVVATTSRAEHAEAGALLLEALASRDERSARLAQNAVTIVSQADPNAHPSEQRKVIDGYRSISRDVVGIPYDPAMIGGLLHYGALRPATQRAWLSAGASIARGLDTLRG, from the coding sequence ATGCTTGACGACGCGACGCGGTCCGGGCTCTCGGCGGTGATCCGCTCCGACGGATCCGCCGTGCTCACGGTCGACGAGACCCCTCAGCCCATCGACACCACCCTCGTCGAGGACGCCCGCCGGGAGATCGTGCGACGCGCGGCGGAGATCGCCGCGATGCTCGACACCCCCATGCACGTGATGGTGCACGAGCCGGATGGCGACTGGCCGCTGGTCGTCCACCCCGACGGCCGCGTGGACTCCTCCGAGGGCGCCGCCGGCTCCTCCCCCGCCGCGGCGCCGCGGCCCGCGTCGGCATCGCAGCCCGTCCCCGCGCCGCAGCCGGTCGCCGCACCCCGTTCCGCGGCCGCTGCTCCCGCCCCGGTCGCCGCACCCCGGCCTGCAGCCGCGCCAGCACCGGCCGCCCCCGCTTCGCCCGCCGCCGCTGCACCGGCGCCCGCGCCCGCGCCCGCTGCGGCAGCTCAGCCGACGCGCGCCGCCGCACCTGCGCCCACCGCCGTACCCGCGCCAACCGCCCCCGCCGAGCCCGGGAACGCCGGGCCGCGCGAGTCCTTCCTGACCTCCGAGCACGTGGAGGAGCCCGCGACGCGCGGCTGGCGCGGTGCGCTCGTCCGCGCGGGCGTCCGCGTGGCCCCGGGCCCCGCCGAGCTCGCCGAACGCGAGGACATCGCGGCCGTCGCCCGGCACTGGGCCGGCCCCCGCACCATCGCCGTCGTCAACGGCAAGGGCGGCTCCGGCAAGACCCCGGCCACCATCCTCACCGCGGCGGTGTTCGCGCGCTTCGGCGGCGCGGGCGTGCTCGCATGGGACAACAATCAGACGCGCGGCACCCTCGGATGGCGCACCGAGCAGGGTCCGCACGAGGCCACGCTGCATGAGTTGCTGCCGGAGACCGACCACCTGCTCTCCGCCGGCGCGCAGGCCGCTGACCTCGCGCGATACGTGCACCACCAGACGCGCGACCGATTCGACGTGCTGCGCTCGCAGCCGATGGTCCTCGCCGGCCGGCAGCGCCTCGACTCCTCGGATGTCGACCGCATCCACGCCGTCGCCGCGAAGTACTACCGGCTCATCGTCATGGACTCCGGCAACGACGAGTCCGACCCGATGTGGCTGCGCATGATCGACCACACCGACCAGATCGTCGTGGCGACCACGTCGCGCGCGGAGCACGCCGAGGCGGGCGCGCTGCTGCTCGAGGCCCTCGCCTCGCGCGACGAGCGCTCGGCGCGACTGGCGCAGAACGCCGTCACGATCGTGAGCCAGGCGGACCCGAACGCGCACCCGAGCGAGCAGCGCAAGGTCATCGACGGGTACCGGTCGATCTCCCGCGACGTCGTCGGCATCCCGTACGACCCGGCGATGATCGGCGGGCTGCTGCACTACGGCGCGCTCCGCCCCGCGACCCAGCGCGCCTGGCTCTCCGCGGGCGCCAGCATCGCCCGCGGCCTGGACACCCTGCGCGGCTGA
- a CDS encoding SDR family oxidoreductase: protein MTEPASAGRAVLPSADPPRAVLLTGGTSAAGRAVARRLADGGARVIVAGRDTEKLAALAAAGFDTVEADLVDPGQVRVLAEAVGPLDGLLHLVGGWRGGGGIPGQSDEDYRALEASFTSLRLVTRALWPSLIASPGARVAIVSSTAVARPLAGGANYAAVKAASEAWVRAMAHGFAKEAPASAATIFRVKALAGLEGRLADAYAGLWSMPADEANDRVSELPP from the coding sequence ATGACTGAACCCGCCTCCGCCGGCCGCGCCGTGCTCCCCTCTGCAGATCCGCCCCGTGCGGTTCTCCTCACCGGGGGCACGAGCGCGGCCGGCCGCGCGGTCGCGCGGCGGCTGGCGGATGGCGGCGCCCGCGTGATCGTCGCCGGCCGTGACACCGAGAAGCTCGCCGCTCTCGCCGCGGCCGGCTTCGACACCGTCGAGGCCGATCTCGTCGATCCGGGGCAGGTGCGCGTGCTGGCCGAGGCCGTCGGACCTCTCGACGGTCTGCTGCACCTCGTGGGCGGATGGCGCGGAGGCGGCGGGATCCCCGGTCAGAGCGACGAGGACTACCGCGCGCTCGAGGCGTCGTTCACGTCGCTCCGCCTCGTGACGCGAGCGCTCTGGCCATCCCTCATCGCCTCACCCGGCGCGCGGGTGGCGATCGTCTCGTCGACGGCGGTTGCGCGGCCGCTCGCGGGCGGGGCGAACTACGCGGCGGTGAAGGCCGCGAGCGAGGCGTGGGTGCGTGCGATGGCCCACGGGTTCGCGAAGGAGGCGCCCGCATCGGCGGCGACGATCTTCCGCGTGAAGGCGCTCGCGGGGCTCGAGGGCCGGCTCGCCGACGCCTACGCGGGGCTGTGGTCGATGCCCGCGGATGAGGCCAACGACCGCGTGAGCGAACTCCCGCCGTGA
- a CDS encoding DUF6421 family protein has product MSQVRSTKAIIGEPEVVEDGRLEDGRMEDGRVEDSRVESRRLEGAGADGPVAESAAWLRLKAAAIAIQGMQASDGSVPDAAHHGAARAEVERVQEAVRELAPRFPHDAAYLDAVVADLERWVDDGFGVPDFHDALVAFHPEEHRVDGLGHLVVFPMYTQNGSRDRHLEALLVEVIWPPFVARLEATSYSNRLFVSLRLVDFTPGYDTNSAVLFPETVSVREVPTFTWGAIFQDREAARYRRVVRAAAEITKLELPDEAARMLDDQRLTEQTFVMWDIIHDRTHMRGDLPFDPFMIKQRMPYFLYALEELRCDLTAFRESVAIQRRLTAAKELDPDGLDAVEEETLAQARLVQYAVIFDRIFRFAITGSRVRNYDGLGGQLLFAWLHQRGALHWTDTALAFDWKAVPAAVVALGDAIDELYWRSIDRPKAAHWLAAYDLVRSVLTPHPASRWARGLPDEVLAGPLRGYTDAVLDDEFPLSMFYEALERKMRDVIAQTSGIRGTDD; this is encoded by the coding sequence ATGAGCCAGGTGCGCAGCACGAAGGCGATCATCGGTGAGCCCGAGGTCGTCGAGGACGGCCGCCTCGAGGACGGCCGCATGGAGGACGGCCGAGTCGAGGACAGCCGCGTCGAGAGTCGCCGCCTCGAGGGGGCCGGGGCGGATGGCCCGGTGGCGGAGTCCGCGGCGTGGCTCCGTCTCAAGGCGGCCGCGATCGCGATCCAGGGGATGCAGGCGTCGGACGGCTCCGTGCCGGACGCCGCGCATCATGGGGCCGCCCGCGCCGAGGTGGAGCGCGTGCAGGAGGCGGTGCGCGAGCTCGCACCGCGCTTCCCGCACGACGCGGCCTACCTCGATGCCGTCGTCGCCGACCTCGAGCGCTGGGTCGACGACGGCTTCGGCGTGCCGGACTTCCATGACGCGCTCGTGGCCTTCCACCCCGAGGAGCACCGCGTCGACGGCCTCGGCCACCTCGTCGTCTTCCCGATGTACACGCAGAACGGCTCCCGCGACCGGCATCTGGAGGCGCTCCTCGTCGAGGTGATCTGGCCGCCGTTCGTCGCGCGACTCGAGGCGACCTCGTACAGCAATCGGCTCTTCGTGAGCCTGCGCCTGGTCGACTTCACACCCGGATACGACACGAACTCCGCGGTGCTGTTCCCCGAGACCGTGTCGGTGCGGGAGGTGCCGACCTTCACCTGGGGCGCGATCTTCCAGGATCGCGAAGCCGCCCGCTACCGCCGCGTCGTCCGCGCCGCGGCGGAGATCACCAAGCTCGAGCTGCCGGACGAAGCCGCCCGCATGCTCGACGATCAGCGGCTGACCGAGCAGACCTTCGTCATGTGGGACATCATCCACGACCGCACCCACATGCGCGGCGACCTGCCCTTCGATCCGTTCATGATCAAGCAGCGGATGCCGTACTTCCTCTACGCGCTGGAGGAGCTGCGGTGCGACCTCACCGCGTTCCGCGAGAGCGTCGCCATCCAGCGGCGCCTCACGGCGGCGAAGGAGCTCGATCCGGACGGCCTCGATGCGGTGGAGGAGGAGACGCTCGCGCAGGCGCGGCTCGTGCAGTACGCCGTGATCTTCGACCGCATCTTCCGGTTCGCGATCACGGGCAGCCGCGTCCGCAACTACGACGGCCTGGGCGGCCAGCTGCTGTTCGCGTGGCTGCACCAGCGGGGCGCCCTGCACTGGACCGACACTGCGCTCGCCTTCGACTGGAAGGCCGTGCCGGCGGCCGTCGTGGCGCTCGGCGACGCGATCGACGAGCTCTACTGGCGCTCGATCGACCGGCCGAAGGCCGCGCACTGGCTCGCCGCGTACGACCTGGTGCGCTCGGTCCTGACGCCGCACCCCGCCTCGAGGTGGGCGCGGGGGCTTCCCGATGAGGTGCTCGCGGGCCCGCTGCGCGGCTACACCGACGCGGTCCTCGACGACGAGTTCCCGCTGTCGATGTTCTACGAGGCGCTCGAGCGCAAGATGCGCGACGTCATCGCGCAGACCTCGGGCATCCGCGGGACGGATGACTGA
- a CDS encoding NAD-dependent epimerase/dehydratase family protein, producing MDSAAKQIVITGGSGKLGRAVVAHFAEHGYAVTAVDRVRPATLPDGVRFLQADLSDYGQAVQVLTHIDEHYGALPVGSGRGVDALVHLAAIPAPGLIPDAATFANNTAITYNLFSAARLAGVRRVVFASSETLLGLSFDETPPPYLPADEEYAVRPQTSYSLSKAVDEENARHFARWCPDAGFIGLRFSNVMEPADYAAFPDFDADPRLRSWNAWGYIDARDGAQACRLAVESEIVGAENFIIAAADTVMSRASAELAAEVFPEMPLQRDVAGTETLLSIDKARRLLGFAPQHSWRDEV from the coding sequence GTGGACAGCGCAGCGAAGCAGATCGTCATCACCGGAGGCAGCGGGAAGCTCGGGCGGGCGGTCGTCGCGCACTTCGCCGAGCACGGGTACGCCGTGACCGCCGTCGATCGGGTCCGCCCCGCGACGCTCCCCGACGGCGTGCGCTTCCTCCAGGCGGACCTCAGCGATTACGGCCAGGCCGTGCAGGTGCTCACGCACATCGACGAGCACTACGGTGCGCTCCCCGTCGGCTCGGGGCGCGGCGTCGACGCGCTCGTGCATCTCGCGGCCATCCCCGCCCCCGGTCTCATCCCGGATGCCGCGACCTTCGCCAACAACACCGCCATCACCTACAACCTGTTCTCCGCCGCGCGCCTGGCGGGCGTCCGCCGGGTGGTCTTCGCCTCGAGCGAGACGCTCCTCGGGCTGTCCTTCGACGAGACGCCGCCGCCGTATCTGCCGGCCGACGAGGAGTACGCGGTGCGCCCGCAGACGTCGTACTCGCTGAGCAAGGCGGTCGACGAGGAGAACGCCCGCCACTTCGCGCGCTGGTGCCCGGACGCCGGCTTCATCGGCCTGCGGTTCTCGAATGTCATGGAGCCTGCGGACTACGCGGCGTTCCCCGACTTCGATGCGGACCCGCGGCTGCGCTCCTGGAACGCCTGGGGCTACATCGACGCGCGAGACGGCGCGCAGGCGTGCCGTCTCGCGGTCGAGAGCGAGATCGTCGGCGCGGAGAACTTCATCATCGCGGCCGCCGACACCGTGATGTCGCGCGCGTCGGCCGAGCTCGCCGCGGAGGTGTTCCCCGAGATGCCACTGCAGCGGGACGTCGCGGGCACCGAGACCCTGCTCTCGATCGACAAGGCGCGCCGCCTCCTCGGATTCGCGCCGCAGCACTCCTGGCGCGACGAGGTCTGA